GGCGGTCCACAACCCGCCAAGGACCAGCAGATCCTCGCCAAGGGAGGCGCCCCAGTTGCTGAAGGGCTCCGGCGAGGCGTTGATCAGAATGCGCGAACCGGCCTTGGTGGCATGGGTGGCGGCGCTGAGACTGCCACCGATGAGGGCCGCCGCCAGACTGATCGCCGGGTCGACCTGGCCGGTGGCGGCTGCCGCCAGGGCGGCACCGGCCGGAATGCGGATGAAGCTGTGAATGGCGTCCCAGCCGCTGTCGACGCCGGGTACCTTGTCGGCAAAAAACTCCACCGCGTACATCAGGGCGCTGGCGCCGATCACCAGCGGATGCTGCACGATCTGCAAGCTTTCCGGCAGGGGCATGGCGCCACTGTTGCCCATCAGGCCCAGCACCAACACTG
This region of Desulfuromonas thiophila genomic DNA includes:
- a CDS encoding DUF4126 domain-containing protein encodes the protein MEQLEQISQTIALSLGAAWASGINLYATVLVLGLMGNSGAMPLPESLQIVQHPLVIGASALMYAVEFFADKVPGVDSGWDAIHSFIRIPAGAALAAAATGQVDPAISLAAALIGGSLSAATHATKAGSRILINASPEPFSNWGASLGEDLLVLGGLWTALHHPLLFLALLLLFLVLLLWLLPRIWRGLCLLGRTLRDGFKRGRSGRSLRILPPKQLPQQTKRPSPPES